A single region of the Salicibibacter cibi genome encodes:
- a CDS encoding NAD(P)/FAD-dependent oxidoreductase, with protein MEDTSIDLYDITIIGGGPTGLFTAFYGGMRQAKVKIIESMPQLGGQLSALYPEKYIYDVAGFPKIRAQELVDNLVEQMNMFDPTVVLDQSVETVHKLNDETFRIETNEDVHYSRTVIIAAGVGAFQPRKLKIEEAAQYEGQNLHYFVNNLGAFKNKDVLICGGGDSAVDWSLMLANNANVTLTHRRDKFRAHEHSIAELQSAPVQMHTPFEISELRGDGENIKQVVLQEVKGTDQKVVDVDNVIVNYGFISSLGPIKTWGLETTKNAIFVNSRMETNIKGIYAAGDISSYDGKVKLIATGFGEAPMAVSNAKAYMDPTARLQPGHSTHMF; from the coding sequence GTGGAGGATACTTCCATTGATCTTTACGATATAACGATTATCGGCGGTGGGCCGACGGGATTATTTACCGCTTTTTACGGCGGCATGCGCCAGGCAAAGGTAAAAATCATCGAAAGCATGCCACAGCTGGGCGGACAGCTTTCCGCGCTTTACCCCGAAAAATATATTTATGATGTGGCCGGTTTTCCGAAGATACGGGCACAAGAACTTGTTGATAATTTGGTCGAACAAATGAACATGTTTGACCCAACCGTCGTGCTCGATCAATCTGTAGAAACGGTTCATAAGTTGAACGACGAGACATTTCGCATCGAGACGAACGAAGACGTTCACTATTCACGCACAGTCATCATAGCCGCAGGCGTAGGTGCTTTTCAGCCGCGAAAATTAAAAATTGAAGAGGCCGCCCAATATGAAGGCCAAAATCTTCATTATTTTGTTAACAACCTCGGCGCTTTCAAAAATAAAGACGTCCTCATTTGCGGAGGAGGGGACTCTGCGGTCGATTGGTCACTCATGCTCGCCAACAACGCAAATGTAACACTTACGCATCGGCGGGATAAATTTCGCGCCCATGAACATAGCATTGCCGAATTGCAATCGGCACCCGTCCAAATGCACACCCCCTTTGAAATCAGCGAGCTTCGGGGAGACGGTGAAAATATTAAGCAAGTCGTCCTCCAAGAAGTAAAAGGAACGGATCAAAAAGTCGTCGATGTGGACAACGTGATCGTGAATTATGGGTTCATCTCTTCCCTCGGCCCGATCAAAACGTGGGGACTGGAGACGACGAAAAACGCTATTTTCGTAAACTCCCGTATGGAAACGAATATCAAAGGCATCTATGCTGCGGGAGACATCTCCTCTTACGATGGAAAGGTAAAGCTGATTGCCACCGGCTTCGGGGAAGCGCCAATGGCGGTAAGCAATGCGAAAGCCTATATGGACCCGACAGCGCGTTTGCAACCCGGCCACAGCACGCACATGTTCTAG
- a CDS encoding Spo0E family sporulation regulatory protein-aspartic acid phosphatase: MMYAVARNRMENDLEGLRAQMMEAAKEHGMQHPLVLFYSREIDRVHTALLAEQYSTMCG, translated from the coding sequence ATGATGTACGCCGTGGCAAGGAATCGAATGGAAAATGATTTAGAAGGGTTAAGGGCACAGATGATGGAAGCGGCAAAAGAGCATGGGATGCAACATCCACTTGTATTATTTTACAGCCGTGAAATCGATCGTGTGCATACTGCTTTACTTGCAGAGCAATACAGTACCATGTGCGGATAA
- a CDS encoding NAD(P)/FAD-dependent oxidoreductase, with amino-acid sequence MAKKPHIVILGAGYGGMMAANQLQKKMGTDRANVTLVNKHDYHYQTTWLHEPAAGTLHHDKARVEIRKVLNPAKVNIVQDTVEQVKTDEKQVVLKNGDDLSYDYLVIAVGSIAETFGAEGVYEHSYHKWTLDGARELKDQIEFQFAQYRNQEEAEEQDLTFVVAGGGFTGIEFIGELTERVPELCEQYDVPREKVRMYVIEAAPSALPGFDPELVEYAMNLLEHRGVEFKINKPISEVQEGKVILKDGEEIAASTVIWATGVRGNPIIEDAGIEANRGRVKVEPDLRAPGLEDVFVIGDCSLIINEETERPYPPTAQIAMQQGIKAGENITNLIMGGAPTKFEPEILGTLASLGGKEAMGTVKERKMYGRSALFMKHMSDNRYLMKLGGLSLMLTKGRNPL; translated from the coding sequence ATGGCGAAAAAACCGCATATCGTTATTCTCGGCGCAGGATATGGAGGAATGATGGCTGCAAACCAATTGCAAAAGAAAATGGGAACAGATCGGGCAAATGTAACCTTGGTGAACAAGCATGACTATCATTATCAAACAACGTGGTTGCATGAGCCTGCGGCAGGGACGTTGCACCACGATAAAGCGCGTGTGGAAATACGCAAAGTATTGAATCCGGCAAAGGTTAACATTGTTCAGGATACCGTGGAGCAAGTGAAAACTGACGAGAAGCAAGTCGTTCTCAAAAATGGGGACGACCTTTCCTATGATTACCTTGTCATCGCTGTCGGATCGATCGCTGAAACCTTTGGCGCCGAGGGCGTCTACGAGCATTCCTATCACAAATGGACCTTGGATGGTGCTCGTGAACTTAAAGATCAAATCGAATTTCAATTTGCGCAGTACCGAAATCAAGAAGAAGCCGAAGAACAAGACTTGACATTTGTTGTTGCAGGCGGTGGTTTCACCGGCATTGAATTCATCGGCGAACTGACCGAAAGGGTGCCGGAGTTATGCGAACAATATGACGTTCCGCGGGAAAAAGTTCGAATGTACGTGATTGAAGCCGCACCATCTGCCCTCCCTGGTTTTGATCCCGAGCTTGTCGAATATGCCATGAATTTGTTGGAGCATCGTGGCGTAGAATTTAAAATCAATAAACCAATCAGTGAAGTGCAGGAAGGGAAGGTTATCCTGAAGGATGGAGAAGAGATTGCTGCAAGCACGGTCATTTGGGCGACGGGTGTACGCGGAAATCCGATCATCGAAGATGCGGGAATTGAGGCGAACCGTGGACGTGTAAAAGTAGAACCGGATTTACGTGCGCCTGGGCTTGAAGATGTCTTTGTGATCGGCGATTGCTCCCTAATTATTAATGAAGAAACGGAACGCCCGTATCCCCCGACCGCTCAAATTGCCATGCAACAAGGAATAAAAGCCGGTGAAAATATAACGAATTTAATTATGGGCGGTGCTCCCACAAAATTTGAACCGGAAATTCTCGGGACATTGGCCTCCCTTGGTGGAAAAGAAGCGATGGGGACGGTTAAAGAAAGGAAAATGTACGGCCGTTCCGCATTATTTATGAAACATATGAGCGACAATCGTTATTTAATGAAGCTCGGAGGTCTATCGCTCATGCTAACAAAAGGACGGAATCCACTCTAG
- a CDS encoding 3D domain-containing protein, producing the protein MSKGLNVVKNVIMTVLFIAALYVTWTTLSQVPVNELIGYENDHIEDTHVASPIHNDLGVAAKKTVHKAETASASMAETVTALEQEINWSKYPVEKVTATGYTADAESTGKNPGDPAYGITYSGVPVHRNVYSTIAADPALFPLGTVLFIPGYGYGVVADTGSAIQGATIDLYFDTIDQVYNEWGKKDVNVYIVQKGNGEISAEELAALNEWGVHDAGL; encoded by the coding sequence ATGTCAAAGGGACTAAACGTTGTAAAAAACGTTATCATGACGGTGCTATTCATTGCGGCATTATATGTGACATGGACGACATTAAGCCAAGTGCCTGTAAATGAACTCATAGGTTACGAAAATGATCATATAGAAGATACGCACGTTGCTTCCCCTATACATAATGACTTAGGAGTTGCCGCGAAAAAAACGGTGCATAAAGCCGAAACGGCAAGCGCTTCGATGGCGGAGACGGTTACAGCACTGGAACAAGAAATTAATTGGTCTAAATACCCCGTTGAAAAGGTAACAGCAACAGGTTATACAGCTGATGCAGAATCGACGGGAAAAAACCCGGGAGATCCCGCGTACGGGATTACATACTCAGGCGTTCCCGTTCACCGTAATGTATATTCTACGATTGCAGCAGATCCCGCCCTTTTTCCGCTGGGAACGGTTTTATTCATCCCCGGTTATGGCTATGGAGTGGTTGCGGATACCGGATCGGCGATCCAAGGAGCAACGATTGATTTGTATTTTGACACGATCGACCAAGTTTATAACGAGTGGGGAAAAAAAGACGTAAACGTATATATTGTTCAAAAAGGGAATGGTGAAATCAGCGCAGAGGAATTGGCAGCACTTAATGAGTGGGGCGTGCACGATGCCGGGCTATGA
- a CDS encoding ABC-F family ATP-binding cassette domain-containing protein codes for MISCENIGLRYGDKKLFEEVNIQFNPGNCYGLIGANGAGKSTFLKILSGEIDAQTGEVHIGKNQRLAVLKQDHYAYEEFEVLETVIMGHNRLYEVMKEKDAIYMKPDFSDEDGMRAAELEGEFAEMNGYDADNEAASLLNGLGITTDLHNKKMSELAGSEKVKVLLAQALFGNPDILLLDEPTNDLDIKAIQWLQEFLINFENTVIVVSHDRHFLNSICTHIADIDYGKIELFVGNYDFWHESSQLAKQMAKEQNKKKEEKVKELKAFIERFSANKSKSKQATSRKKTLEKIDLDDIKPSSRRTPYIHFKPDREIGNDLLTVEGLSKTIDGNKVLDNVSFRLEPGEKVAFVGEREVAKTTLFQILAGELEPDEGYYKWGVTTSQSYFPKDNSTYFEGASKNLVDWLRQYSDDEDETYVRSFLGRMLFSGEEALKKPSVLSGGEKVRCMLSKLMLSGANVLILDEPTNHLDLESITALNNALIDFDGSVLFSSHDHQFIQTIANRIIEFTPEKVIDKKQTYEDYLADMNLINQ; via the coding sequence TTGATCAGTTGCGAAAACATCGGTTTACGTTACGGTGACAAAAAGCTTTTTGAAGAAGTCAACATTCAGTTTAACCCCGGAAACTGCTACGGTTTAATCGGTGCAAACGGTGCCGGAAAATCGACATTCCTTAAAATTCTTTCCGGTGAGATTGATGCACAAACAGGAGAAGTTCATATTGGAAAAAACCAACGGTTGGCCGTTTTAAAACAAGACCACTATGCGTATGAAGAATTTGAAGTGCTTGAAACGGTAATCATGGGGCATAACCGCCTCTATGAAGTGATGAAAGAAAAAGATGCCATTTATATGAAGCCGGACTTCTCGGATGAAGATGGCATGCGCGCGGCCGAACTTGAAGGGGAATTCGCAGAAATGAACGGGTATGATGCCGACAATGAAGCAGCCTCCTTACTAAACGGTCTCGGCATTACAACCGACCTGCATAACAAAAAGATGTCCGAACTCGCCGGTTCCGAAAAAGTGAAAGTATTGCTTGCGCAAGCACTGTTTGGCAACCCCGACATCTTGCTTCTCGATGAACCGACAAACGACCTGGACATTAAAGCTATACAGTGGCTGCAAGAGTTTCTGATTAATTTTGAAAACACGGTCATTGTCGTTTCCCACGACCGTCATTTTTTAAATAGTATCTGCACGCATATCGCGGACATTGATTACGGCAAAATTGAACTTTTTGTCGGAAATTATGATTTCTGGCATGAATCGAGCCAACTGGCCAAGCAAATGGCCAAAGAACAAAACAAGAAAAAAGAAGAAAAAGTGAAAGAGCTAAAAGCCTTTATCGAGCGGTTCAGTGCGAACAAGTCCAAATCGAAACAGGCAACATCAAGAAAGAAAACATTGGAAAAAATCGATCTTGATGACATTAAACCCTCTTCCCGCCGCACGCCGTATATCCATTTTAAACCGGATCGGGAGATAGGAAATGATCTGCTTACCGTCGAAGGACTTTCAAAAACCATCGATGGGAATAAAGTGTTGGATAACGTCAGCTTCAGGCTTGAGCCCGGAGAAAAAGTCGCGTTTGTCGGCGAGCGGGAAGTGGCAAAAACAACGTTATTCCAAATTCTTGCCGGAGAACTTGAACCGGATGAGGGCTATTATAAATGGGGCGTTACGACAAGCCAGTCGTATTTTCCAAAAGACAATTCCACGTATTTTGAAGGAGCAAGCAAAAACCTTGTTGATTGGCTCCGCCAATATTCCGATGATGAAGATGAAACGTATGTTCGCAGTTTCTTAGGGCGAATGTTATTCAGCGGGGAAGAAGCATTGAAAAAACCTTCTGTCCTCTCCGGGGGCGAAAAGGTTCGCTGCATGCTTTCAAAACTGATGCTTAGTGGCGCAAACGTGTTAATTTTGGATGAACCGACCAACCATTTGGACCTGGAATCCATTACCGCGCTCAACAATGCGCTGATTGATTTTGACGGTTCCGTCCTCTTCTCCTCCCATGACCATCAGTTTATTCAAACGATCGCCAATCGCATCATCGAGTTCACACCTGAGAAAGTCATTGACAAAAAGCAAACGTATGAAGACTATTTGGCTGATATGAATTTAATCAACCAATAA
- a CDS encoding transposase translates to MTDTSHDIETFASENDCDVIVFEYLDKMKTPKGFWGAKKLRFKLRYWRKKGIQNKVTEMAHYLGMRMSRVNARNTSALAYDGSGKVERNNKKDLATFTTGKVYHADLSASYNIGARYFVRGIQKSMSETRWLSLQAKVPEVAKRTYTTLSSFTSLTKGLEAPKAS, encoded by the coding sequence GTGACTGATACGTCGCATGACATTGAGACGTTCGCAAGCGAAAACGATTGCGATGTTATTGTTTTTGAATATCTGGATAAGATGAAAACGCCGAAAGGGTTTTGGGGTGCGAAGAAACTTCGCTTCAAACTTCGTTACTGGCGAAAAAAAGGGATTCAGAACAAAGTAACGGAGATGGCGCATTATCTTGGTATGCGTATGTCAAGAGTGAATGCTCGGAATACAAGCGCCTTGGCATATGATGGTTCCGGAAAAGTGGAACGCAATAACAAAAAAGACCTTGCCACGTTTACAACAGGCAAAGTCTATCATGCCGATTTATCAGCTTCGTATAATATCGGTGCACGATATTTTGTTCGAGGCATCCAAAAATCCATGTCGGAAACGAGATGGTTGTCCCTTCAGGCAAAAGTACCTGAAGTGGCAAAAAGGACATATACGACCTTGTCTTCATTCACTAGCCTTACGAAAGGATTAGAGGCGCCGAAGGCGTCTTAG
- a CDS encoding HesB/IscA family protein, with the protein MIEITEAAMTKIKGMQEEEGDPSLMLRVGVKGGGCSGLSYGLGFDAEKNEDDELLDKSGLSVLIDKESQPVINGLVIDYKENMMGGGFTLDNPNAILACGCGASFRTKENVGTPENC; encoded by the coding sequence ATGATTGAAATCACCGAAGCGGCAATGACGAAAATTAAAGGCATGCAGGAAGAGGAAGGTGATCCTTCTTTAATGCTGAGAGTTGGAGTCAAAGGTGGTGGTTGCAGCGGACTTTCGTACGGGCTCGGATTTGATGCAGAGAAGAATGAGGACGATGAGTTACTAGATAAATCCGGCTTGAGCGTGCTCATTGATAAAGAGAGCCAACCGGTCATTAACGGCCTCGTTATTGATTATAAAGAAAATATGATGGGCGGCGGGTTTACGCTGGATAACCCGAACGCGATCTTAGCTTGCGGTTGCGGCGCATCATTCCGTACGAAAGAAAATGTAGGCACACCGGAAAATTGCTGA
- the mqnE gene encoding aminofutalosine synthase MqnE codes for MVTLTQDTDLQAIREKVLNGERLTIEDGLTLYHSADLLSVAQLANEVNEQKNGDNVYFIENMYINPTNVCEANCSFCGFKRKPGEEGAYTMHEEEMLQYVSDRWNDNIREFHIVGGHNTDVPFDYYLNTIRALKKNYPNATVKAYTAAEIEFFARHAGLSMREVLEQLIDAGLDTLPGGGAEILTERYRAKMSPEKASTDEWLEAHEIAHDLGLKTHATMLYGSIDTYEERLIHMDRVRQLQDRTNGFMVFIPLAMQPRKKKAGLERRTSSFDDMRTIAISRLMLDNFQHVKAYWINIGPQLTQMALTFGSSDIHGTLIEERISHSVGALTSQGITRKELIHLIKGANKTPVERDTFYNVVKTY; via the coding sequence ATGGTTACGCTCACGCAAGATACGGATCTTCAGGCCATCCGCGAAAAAGTACTAAATGGGGAACGCCTCACCATTGAGGATGGGTTGACACTATACCATTCTGCCGATTTACTCTCCGTTGCCCAGTTGGCAAATGAAGTCAACGAGCAAAAAAACGGAGATAATGTTTATTTTATCGAAAACATGTACATTAATCCAACCAACGTATGCGAGGCTAACTGTTCATTCTGTGGGTTCAAACGCAAGCCCGGCGAAGAAGGCGCGTACACGATGCACGAAGAGGAAATGCTTCAATACGTCAGTGACCGTTGGAATGACAACATCCGTGAATTCCACATCGTCGGCGGACATAACACCGACGTGCCGTTTGATTATTACTTAAACACGATCCGCGCCTTAAAAAAGAACTATCCGAATGCTACCGTCAAAGCATACACCGCAGCTGAAATCGAATTTTTCGCCCGACATGCCGGCCTCTCCATGCGGGAAGTCCTGGAGCAGTTGATCGATGCCGGACTTGATACCCTACCGGGCGGAGGCGCAGAAATCTTAACCGAACGCTACCGGGCAAAGATGAGCCCGGAAAAGGCAAGCACCGACGAATGGTTGGAAGCGCACGAAATTGCCCACGATTTGGGATTAAAAACACATGCGACCATGCTCTATGGATCCATCGATACGTACGAAGAACGTCTCATTCATATGGACCGCGTCCGCCAGTTGCAGGACCGTACCAACGGATTCATGGTCTTTATTCCACTGGCCATGCAACCGCGCAAAAAGAAAGCGGGGCTCGAACGACGCACGTCATCGTTTGACGATATGCGCACGATCGCGATCTCGCGGCTTATGCTTGATAATTTTCAACATGTTAAAGCGTATTGGATCAATATTGGACCGCAACTGACGCAGATGGCACTCACATTCGGATCCAGCGACATTCACGGCACGCTGATTGAAGAACGAATTTCCCATTCGGTCGGCGCCCTAACGTCTCAAGGGATCACGAGAAAAGAACTCATCCACTTAATTAAAGGCGCAAACAAAACGCCTGTAGAACGAGATACATTCTATAATGTGGTGAAAACGTATTAA
- a CDS encoding YuiB family protein, whose translation MMLFLILFFGIGFLLNMVLRSTWMMAVLYPIIVIWIVNPASFTEYFTSPAASFSTVGPSLATLQLVDVLILGSGLIGAIIAGITVRMLRVRGYQMF comes from the coding sequence ATGATGTTATTTCTCATCCTTTTCTTTGGAATTGGATTTTTATTGAATATGGTATTGCGTTCCACGTGGATGATGGCTGTGCTTTATCCGATTATTGTCATTTGGATTGTAAACCCGGCGAGTTTCACGGAATACTTCACATCACCGGCTGCTTCTTTTTCTACGGTAGGTCCGAGCTTGGCAACATTGCAATTGGTAGATGTGTTGATTTTAGGTTCTGGGTTAATTGGAGCGATCATCGCGGGGATTACCGTACGAATGTTACGCGTTCGCGGATATCAAATGTTTTAA